A genomic window from Castor canadensis chromosome 18, mCasCan1.hap1v2, whole genome shotgun sequence includes:
- the Selplg gene encoding P-selectin glycoprotein ligand 1 isoform X3, producing MPSHLLLLLTLLGPGSSLQLWDSLKDGSQEAPAPALLRGRRQATTDEDFDEDYFPEVTDPPEMLENYMRFVSTDGEALSTMAVLEQRVAGPGPSEAATVEAVPSSTAGLDTGEAQWSTELATQWTPVSVDLTTEVTSGIAFTMEAVSTEWAPSMEATTREALSTGPVATKCIQAVAMAAETTQPSVLVTETTQPSATTIEATQPSTLVTETTQLSATTAETTPLAATEALPRTRLTQALFTALAATKGPSTEPTATTALSMEPVPTKSPSTEPITVTFLVPVVIHQNTTVTAGNLPDTSRNRQVVTLASSTSPGPTEASDRVPVRQCLLAILILAVVATVFLVCTVVLAIRLSHRNHMYPVRNYSPTEMVCISSLLPDGGEGFPSTANGGPPKRQGLKAEASEDRDGDDLTLHSFLP from the coding sequence ATGCCTTCACACCTCCTCCTGCTGCTGACTCTACTGGGCCCTGGCAGCAGCCTCCAGCTGTGGGACAGCTTGAAGGATGGATCCCAGGAGGCCCCAGCCCCAGCGCTTCTACGGGGACGGAGACAGGCGACCACAGATGAGGACTTTGATGAAGACTATTTCCCAGAAGTCACAGACCCTCCAGAAATGCTTGAAAATTACATGAGGTTTGTGTCTACAGACGGTGAAGCCCTGAGCACGATGGCTGTGTTGGAGCAAAGGGTTGCAGGTCCCGGGCCCTCTGAGGCAGCCACGGTGGAGGCTGTCCCCAGCAGCACTGCTGGCCTGGATACAGGAGAGGCACAGTGGAGCACAGAATTGGCCACACAGTGGACACCAGTCTCAGTGGACCTGACCACAGAAGTGACTTCTGGAATTGCTTTTACAATGGAGGCTGTATCTACAGAGTGGGCTCCTTCCATGGAGGCAACCACCAGAGAGGCCCTGTCCACGGGGCCAGTAGCCACCAAGTGTATACAAGCGGTAGCCATGGCGGCAGAGACCACCCAACCATCAGTCTTGGTGACAGAGACTACTCAGCCATCAGCCACAACGATAGAGGCCACCCAGCCATCAACCTTGGTGACAGAGACCACCCAACTGTCAGCCACAACAGCAGAGACCACTCCTCTAGCAGCCACGGAGGCCTTGCCCAGAACCAGGCTCACGCAGGCTCTGTTCACAGCGCTGGCTGCCACCAAAGGCCCTTCCACAGAACCCACTGCCACCACGGCCCTGTCCATGGAGCCAGTCCCCACCAAGTCCCCTTCCACAGAACCTATCACTGTCACCTTTCTTGTGCCTGTTGTCATTCACCAGAACACCACAGTAACAGCTGGCAACTTACCTGACACGAGCAGGAACAGGCAGGTTGTCACCCTTGCTAGCTCCACGAGCCCCGGCCCCACAGAGGCCTCAGACCGTGTCCCCGTGAGGCAGTGTCTTTTGGCCATCCTCATCCTGGCAGTGGTGGCCACAGTCTTCCTCGTGTGCACCGTAGTGCTGGCAATCCGCCTGTCCCACAGGAACCACATGTACCCTGTGCGCAATTACTCCCCCACCGAGATGGTCTGCATCTCGTCCTTGCTGCCGGATGGGGGCGAGGGgttccccagcacagcaaatgGAGGCCCACCCAAGAGGCAGGGCCTGAAGGCAGAGGCCAGCGAGGACCGAGACGGGGATGACCTCACCCTGCACAGCTTCCTCCCGTAG
- the Selplg gene encoding P-selectin glycoprotein ligand 1 isoform X2: MPAAVCTMPSHLLLLLTLLGPGSSLQLWDSLKDGSQEAPAPALLRGRRQATTDEDFDEDYFPEVTDPPEMLENYMRFVSTDGEALSTMAVLEQRVAGPGPSEAATVEAVPSSTAGLDTGEAQWSTELATQWTPVSVDLTTEVTSGIAFTMEAVSTEWAPSMEATTREALSTGPVATKCIQAVAMAAETTQPSVLVTETTQPSATTIEATQPSTLVTETTQLSATTAETTPLAATEALPRTRLTQALFTALAATKGPSTEPTATTALSMEPVPTKSPSTEPITVTFLVPVVIHQNTTVTAGNLPDTSRNRQVVTLASSTSPGPTEASDRVPVRQCLLAILILAVVATVFLVCTVVLAIRLSHRNHMYPVRNYSPTEMVCISSLLPDGGEGFPSTANGGPPKRQGLKAEASEDRDGDDLTLHSFLP; this comes from the coding sequence GTACCATGCCTTCACACCTCCTCCTGCTGCTGACTCTACTGGGCCCTGGCAGCAGCCTCCAGCTGTGGGACAGCTTGAAGGATGGATCCCAGGAGGCCCCAGCCCCAGCGCTTCTACGGGGACGGAGACAGGCGACCACAGATGAGGACTTTGATGAAGACTATTTCCCAGAAGTCACAGACCCTCCAGAAATGCTTGAAAATTACATGAGGTTTGTGTCTACAGACGGTGAAGCCCTGAGCACGATGGCTGTGTTGGAGCAAAGGGTTGCAGGTCCCGGGCCCTCTGAGGCAGCCACGGTGGAGGCTGTCCCCAGCAGCACTGCTGGCCTGGATACAGGAGAGGCACAGTGGAGCACAGAATTGGCCACACAGTGGACACCAGTCTCAGTGGACCTGACCACAGAAGTGACTTCTGGAATTGCTTTTACAATGGAGGCTGTATCTACAGAGTGGGCTCCTTCCATGGAGGCAACCACCAGAGAGGCCCTGTCCACGGGGCCAGTAGCCACCAAGTGTATACAAGCGGTAGCCATGGCGGCAGAGACCACCCAACCATCAGTCTTGGTGACAGAGACTACTCAGCCATCAGCCACAACGATAGAGGCCACCCAGCCATCAACCTTGGTGACAGAGACCACCCAACTGTCAGCCACAACAGCAGAGACCACTCCTCTAGCAGCCACGGAGGCCTTGCCCAGAACCAGGCTCACGCAGGCTCTGTTCACAGCGCTGGCTGCCACCAAAGGCCCTTCCACAGAACCCACTGCCACCACGGCCCTGTCCATGGAGCCAGTCCCCACCAAGTCCCCTTCCACAGAACCTATCACTGTCACCTTTCTTGTGCCTGTTGTCATTCACCAGAACACCACAGTAACAGCTGGCAACTTACCTGACACGAGCAGGAACAGGCAGGTTGTCACCCTTGCTAGCTCCACGAGCCCCGGCCCCACAGAGGCCTCAGACCGTGTCCCCGTGAGGCAGTGTCTTTTGGCCATCCTCATCCTGGCAGTGGTGGCCACAGTCTTCCTCGTGTGCACCGTAGTGCTGGCAATCCGCCTGTCCCACAGGAACCACATGTACCCTGTGCGCAATTACTCCCCCACCGAGATGGTCTGCATCTCGTCCTTGCTGCCGGATGGGGGCGAGGGgttccccagcacagcaaatgGAGGCCCACCCAAGAGGCAGGGCCTGAAGGCAGAGGCCAGCGAGGACCGAGACGGGGATGACCTCACCCTGCACAGCTTCCTCCCGTAG
- the Selplg gene encoding P-selectin glycoprotein ligand 1 isoform X1, which translates to MASFPISDLEPQGTMPSHLLLLLTLLGPGSSLQLWDSLKDGSQEAPAPALLRGRRQATTDEDFDEDYFPEVTDPPEMLENYMRFVSTDGEALSTMAVLEQRVAGPGPSEAATVEAVPSSTAGLDTGEAQWSTELATQWTPVSVDLTTEVTSGIAFTMEAVSTEWAPSMEATTREALSTGPVATKCIQAVAMAAETTQPSVLVTETTQPSATTIEATQPSTLVTETTQLSATTAETTPLAATEALPRTRLTQALFTALAATKGPSTEPTATTALSMEPVPTKSPSTEPITVTFLVPVVIHQNTTVTAGNLPDTSRNRQVVTLASSTSPGPTEASDRVPVRQCLLAILILAVVATVFLVCTVVLAIRLSHRNHMYPVRNYSPTEMVCISSLLPDGGEGFPSTANGGPPKRQGLKAEASEDRDGDDLTLHSFLP; encoded by the coding sequence GTACCATGCCTTCACACCTCCTCCTGCTGCTGACTCTACTGGGCCCTGGCAGCAGCCTCCAGCTGTGGGACAGCTTGAAGGATGGATCCCAGGAGGCCCCAGCCCCAGCGCTTCTACGGGGACGGAGACAGGCGACCACAGATGAGGACTTTGATGAAGACTATTTCCCAGAAGTCACAGACCCTCCAGAAATGCTTGAAAATTACATGAGGTTTGTGTCTACAGACGGTGAAGCCCTGAGCACGATGGCTGTGTTGGAGCAAAGGGTTGCAGGTCCCGGGCCCTCTGAGGCAGCCACGGTGGAGGCTGTCCCCAGCAGCACTGCTGGCCTGGATACAGGAGAGGCACAGTGGAGCACAGAATTGGCCACACAGTGGACACCAGTCTCAGTGGACCTGACCACAGAAGTGACTTCTGGAATTGCTTTTACAATGGAGGCTGTATCTACAGAGTGGGCTCCTTCCATGGAGGCAACCACCAGAGAGGCCCTGTCCACGGGGCCAGTAGCCACCAAGTGTATACAAGCGGTAGCCATGGCGGCAGAGACCACCCAACCATCAGTCTTGGTGACAGAGACTACTCAGCCATCAGCCACAACGATAGAGGCCACCCAGCCATCAACCTTGGTGACAGAGACCACCCAACTGTCAGCCACAACAGCAGAGACCACTCCTCTAGCAGCCACGGAGGCCTTGCCCAGAACCAGGCTCACGCAGGCTCTGTTCACAGCGCTGGCTGCCACCAAAGGCCCTTCCACAGAACCCACTGCCACCACGGCCCTGTCCATGGAGCCAGTCCCCACCAAGTCCCCTTCCACAGAACCTATCACTGTCACCTTTCTTGTGCCTGTTGTCATTCACCAGAACACCACAGTAACAGCTGGCAACTTACCTGACACGAGCAGGAACAGGCAGGTTGTCACCCTTGCTAGCTCCACGAGCCCCGGCCCCACAGAGGCCTCAGACCGTGTCCCCGTGAGGCAGTGTCTTTTGGCCATCCTCATCCTGGCAGTGGTGGCCACAGTCTTCCTCGTGTGCACCGTAGTGCTGGCAATCCGCCTGTCCCACAGGAACCACATGTACCCTGTGCGCAATTACTCCCCCACCGAGATGGTCTGCATCTCGTCCTTGCTGCCGGATGGGGGCGAGGGgttccccagcacagcaaatgGAGGCCCACCCAAGAGGCAGGGCCTGAAGGCAGAGGCCAGCGAGGACCGAGACGGGGATGACCTCACCCTGCACAGCTTCCTCCCGTAG